In Vigna unguiculata cultivar IT97K-499-35 chromosome 3, ASM411807v1, whole genome shotgun sequence, a single genomic region encodes these proteins:
- the LOC114178536 gene encoding probable xyloglucan endotransglucosylase/hydrolase protein 28 produces the protein MEGLLVVFSYSILFAFVSASSRNFPIIPFDEGYSPLFGDSNLVIHRDGESVHLSLDERTGSGFVSHDLYLHGYFSASIKLPADYTAGVVVAFYMSNGDMYQNNHDEIDFEFLGNIRGKNWRIQTNVYGNGSTNIGREERYGLWFDPTDDFHQYSISWTDSQIIFYVDNVPIREVTRTESMGGDFPSKAMTLYATIWDASDWATNGGKYRVNYKYAPYVAEFSDLVLHGCAVDPIEQVGKCENDEKNTGSGVTPAQRMKMENFRKKHMTYSYCYDRVRYKAPPSECVINSQEAERLRKFDPVTFGSGRHHGKRHRHTRGSHTEAASSSF, from the exons ATGGAGGGGTTACTAGTAGTCTTTTCTTATTCTATTCTTTTTGCCTTCGTTTCTGCCTCGTCCAGAAACTTCCCCATCATACCCTTTGATGAGGGTTACTCGCCCTTGTTTGGGGATAGTAACCTGGTCATCCACAGGGATGGGGAATCGGTTCATCTTTCACTGGATGAGAGAacag GTTCAGGATTTGTGTCGCATGATCTTTACCTTCATGGGTACTTTAGCGCTTCTATTAAGTTGCCTGCTGATTACACTGCTGGAGTTGTGGTTGCCTTCTAT ATGTCAAACGGTGACATGTATCAGAATAACCATGATGAAATCGACTTCGAGTTCTTGGGGAACATTAGAGGCAAAAACTGGAGGATTCAGACAAACGTTTATGGCAATGGTAGTACCAATATTGGCAGGGAGGAAAGATATGGTCTCTGGTTTGATCCCACAGATGATTTCCATCAGTACAGTATTTCCTGGACTGATTCTCAGATCAT ATTTTATGTGGACAATGTTCCTATCAGAGAAGTGACGCGAACAGAATCTATGGGAGGAGATTTCCCATCTAAGGCAATGACACTGTATGCAACAATATGGGATGCATCTGATTGGGCTACGAATGGAGGAAAATACAGGGTTAACTACAAGTATGCACCCTATGTTGCCGAATTCTCTGACCTTGTTCTGCATGGGTGTGCAGTGGATCCGATTGAGCAGGTGGGAAAGTGTGAGAATGATGAAAAAAACACAGGTTCTGGTGTTACCCCAGCGCAAAGAATGAAAATGGAGAATTTCAGAAAGAAGCACATGACATACTCCTACTGCTACGACAGAGTGAGATACAAAGCACCTCCTTCAGAGTGTGTCATCAATTCGCAAGAAGCTGAGAGGCTAAGAAAGTTTGATCCGGTGACTTTTGGAAGCGGTCGGCACCATGGAAAACGACACCGTCACACCAGAGGAAGCCACACAGAAGCAGCTTCATCATCATTTTAA
- the LOC114178893 gene encoding probable transmembrane ascorbate ferrireductase 3 — protein MNSYGTTIFAHLFGLLALILLLVWLLHYREGIQYDSDDPYRVFNVHPFMMFFGFIFLVGQAMLAYQTVPGTHETQKIVHLTLHLIAIILGIVGLCAVFKFHDMMNLVDVYSLHSWIGIGTFCLFGLQWLLGLGFMLQGSAQSRAAMAPWHVAGGRALFFMAICAALTGLMDKYTSMKLMAHQRESHLINFTGLAILLFGVFVDMAVGLARFP, from the exons ATGAATTCATACGGTACCACAATTTTCGCACACTTATTTGGCCTTCTCGCTCTCATCCTCTTACTTGTTTGGTTGCTGCATTATCGTGAGGGCATTCAATATGATTCCGACGATCCATATCGCGTTTTCAAT GTTCATCCTTTCATGATGTTCTTCGGGTTCATTTTCCTTGTTGGTCAAG CAATGCTTGCATATCAAACGGTGCCAGGAACGCATGAAACGCAGAAGATCGTTCACTTGACACTGCATCTGATTGCTATAATTCTCGGGATTGTTGGTTTGTGCGCCGTTTTTAAGTTCCATGATATGATGAACCTGGTAGACGTATACAGCCTCCATTCATGGATTGGCATTGGCACCTTTTGTTTGTTTGGCTTGCAG TGGCTTTTGGGGTTGGGGTTCATGCTTCAAGGATCTGCACAATCAAGGGCTGCGATGGCTCCATGGCACGTAGCAGGTGGCAGAGCACTGTTTTTCATGGCAATTTGTGCTGCACTAACAGGGTTGATGGATAAGTACACTTCTATGAAATTAATGGCACACCAGAGAGAATCTCATTTGATCAACTTCACTGGTCTAGCAATTCTCTTGTTTGGAGTTTTTGTCGATATGGCTGTGGGTTTGGCTCGTTTTCCCTGA